A part of Vigna radiata var. radiata cultivar VC1973A unplaced genomic scaffold, Vradiata_ver6 scaffold_349, whole genome shotgun sequence genomic DNA contains:
- the LOC106778757 gene encoding calcium-dependent protein kinase 10, translating to MGNCNVCAKADVVEDNSKKSSDGNRARKKEANQKKPNPFSEEPGRSAAPIRVLKDVIPMSHRTRISDKYVLGRELGRGEFGITYLCTDRETKEALACKSISKRKLRTAVDIEDVRREVAIMSTLPEHPNVVKLKATYEDNENVHLVMELCEGGELFDRIVARGHYSERAAAAVARTIAEVVRMCHSNGVMHRDLKPENFLFANKKENSALKAIDFGLSVFFKPGERFAEIVGSPYYMAPEVLKRNYGPEVDVWSAGVILYILLCGVPPFWAETEQGVALAILRGVIDFKREPWPQISESAKSLVRRMLEPDPKKRLTAEQVLEHPWLQNAKKAPNVPLGDIVRSRLKQFSVMNRFKKRALRVIAEHLSVEEVEIIKDMFTLMDTDKDGRVTYEELKAGLRKVGSQLAEPEIKMLMEVADVDGNGVLDYGEFVAVTIHLQKMENDEHFHKAFKFFDKDGSGYIESGELQEALADESGETDADVLHDIMREVDTDKDGRISYEEFVAMMKTGTDWRKASRQYSRERFKSLSLNLMKDGSLQLHDGITGQAVVV from the exons ATGGGAAACTGTAACGTGTGTGCGAAAGCTGATGTGGTGGAAGATAATAGCAAGAAGTCGAGCGACGGCAACCGTGCCCGGAAAAAGGAGGCGAACCAGAAAAAGCCGAACCCGTTTTCGGAGGAACCGGGGCGGTCGGCGGCGCCGATCCGCGTTCTGAAGGACGTGATTCCAATGAGCCACAGGACGCGCATAAGCGATAAGTACGTATTGGGTCGGGAATTGGGCCGGGGCGAGTTCGGCATCACCTACCTCTGCACGGACCGGGAAACCAAGGAGGCGTTGGCCTGCAAATCGATCTCGAAGAGGAAGCTTCGGACCGCCGTGGACATCGAGGACGTGCGGCGCGAGGTGGCCATCATGTCCACGCTTCCGGAGCATCCCAACGTCGTGAAGCTCAAGGCTACCTACGAGGACAACGAGAACGTGCACCTCGTGATGGAGCTCTGCGAGGGAGGAGAACTTTTCGACAGAATCGTCGCTCGCGGACACTACAGCGAGCGTGCGGCCGCCGCTGTGGCGCGCACCATCGCTGAAGTTGTGAGGATGTGCCATAGCAATGGCGTCATGCACAGAGACCTCAAGCCTGAGAACTTCCTCTTCGCGAATAAGAAGGAAAATTCCGCTCTCAAAGCCATCGATTTTGGCCTCTCCGTGTTCTTCAAACCAG GGGAGAGGTTTGCGGAGATTGTTGGGAGTCCTTACTACATGGCGCCGGAAGTTCTGAAGCGGAATTACGGGCCGGAGGTGGATGTGTGGAGTGCTGGAGTGATTCTTTACATTTTGCTGTGTGGGGTTCCCCCGTTTTGGGCAG AGACTGAGCAAGGTGTGGCGTTGGCGATCTTAAGGGGTGTGATTGACTTCAAGAGGGAACCTTGGCCGCAGATATCGGAGAGTGCCAAGAGCCTTGTGCGCCGAATGTTGGAGCCTGATCCTAAAAAGCGTTTGACAGCTGAACAGGTTCTTG AACATCCCTGGCTGCAAAACGCAAAGAAAGCTCCAAATGTTCCATTGGGAGATATAGTGAGGTCAAGGCTTAAGCAGTTTTCTGTGATGAATAGATTCAAAAAGAGAGCTCTGCGG GTAATTGCAGAGCATTTATCTGTTGAAGAAGTAGAAATAATCAAAGATATGTTTACATTGATGGATACTGACAAAGATGGCAGAGTAACATATGAGGAGCTGAAGGCTGGATTGAGGAAAGTTGGTTCACAATTGGCTGAGCCAGAGATAAAAATGCTGATGGAAGTG GCTGATGTTGATGGGAATGGAGTACTTGACTATGGAGAGTTTGTAGCTGTTACAATTCACTTGCAAAAAATGGAGAACGATGAGCATTTCCACAAAGCTTTCAAGTTTTTTGACAAAGATGGGAGTGGTTATATTGAGTCTGGCGAGTTACAAGAAGCATTAGCAGATGAGTCAGGAGAAACCGATGCTGATGTATTACACGATATCATGCGTGAAGTAGACACTGACAAG GATGGTCGCATTAGTTACGAGGAGTTCGTGGCAATGATGAAGACTGGAACTGACTGGAGAAAAGCGTCCCGGCAATATTCAAGAGAGAGATTCAAGAGTTTGAGCCTAAATTTGATGAAGGATGGGTCGCTTCAGCTTCATGATGGAATTACTGGTCAAGCTGTGGTGGTTTAA